The genome window GTGGGCGAGCTGTTAAAAGTGACCTTCGTCCTTAAAAACAACTTACCGGTCGCTGCCCCTCTCATGCAAGCGCCCAAACCCGGTTTCGTCTACAACGAAAACCAATCATGGCAGCAGGCGGGCTACGAGGAAGAGGCAGGAACGCTCGAGCTCGCCGTTACCTCCGATCATCCTGGCGATCTTCCGCCAGGCCTGTGGCCCTATCGGTTTGGCTTCGGGCAAGCCACCTTGCCGGCACATCAAACCCTGGAAGTTAAGGGCTTCATTCGTGTACAGACTCCTGGCACACATCTTTACCGAGCAGGCCTCGTCGTAGCGGGAGAACGCTTTATAGACGACGGCGTCTTTCCAACCCAAATTACCGTTCTGCCTTAGAGCAAATTTATGAAAGCACAGGTGGAAATTATCGTTGAGAGGGAGGGTGTCAGCCTTGAAGAGGAGAAAGGTTCGGATGTCAACCGAATCCTAGCTGTAGAAGGCTATACGCTACTCGATGCGCTCTTAGACACTGGCATCGCCCTTCCGCACGAATGTGGGGGCAACTGTGCCTGCACTACTTGCCGAGTCTTCGTTGAAGCAGGCGCGGAACTGCTATCTCCTATGGAGGAGGCGGAACGCGATAGGTTGATTCTGGAAAATGTCTATCAACCTCGTATTCGGCTCGCATGCCAAGCCCTTATTCGAAGCCCCAACAACAGCCTTTCCTCCGATCTGCGTATCAAGCTGCTGATCCCGCCTAGTTAACTACTTTACCCGGATGATGCCAGAACGGCTTCAGTCTCACGACGGCGCCTCCGTAACTCCAAATGAATGTAGAGGGCTTGAATATCGCCCGGCCGCAACCCCGGTATTCTTCCAGCCTGACCTAGGGTGCGAGGCCTGACCCGCTCCAACTTCTCTCTGCCCTCATATGACAAGGCGCGCACAGCAGCGTAATCTATATCCTCCGGGATCTCGATGGCCTCTAGACGCTTGGCGCGCTCCACTTGCTGCTCTTGGCGAGAAATATACCCCTCGTACTTTACCTCTATCTCAAAAAACTCGGCAACATCGGACGGAAGAGGCTCAGGGTGAGCGAGATCGGGATAGAGCGCCCTTGCCAGTGCGTCCAACTGCGTATAGCGCAACTCTGGCCGACGTAGCAACTCATAGAAGCTCACTCGACTCTTCCCTACGGGAGCCGTTCCTAAAGCTTCTAACGCCTCCGACTGATGAGATAGTACATACAGGTTTTCAAACCGTTCGCGCTCTCTTGCCAGGCGGCTCTGTTTTTCAAGCAAACGCCGATATCGCTCCTCCGTCACAAGCCCAAGACGCCAACCCACCGGCGTCAGCCGCAAGTCAGCGTTATCATGACGAAGAGCCAAACGGTGCTCTGCACGAGCCGTCAGCATGCGATAGGGATCGGTTACCCCCTTCGTCACCAGATCATCTATCAAGACGCCGATATAGCTCTCTTGGCGAGCAAGCACGAGCGGCTGTCTACCCTGTACCCAGAGCGCTGCATTGATACCGGCCACCAATCCCTGCGCCGCAGCCTCTTCGTAGCCACTTGTGCCGTTGATCTGCCCAGCCAAGAAAAGCCCCTTAACGAGTTTCGTTTCCAGCGTTGGAAAAAGTTGATCGGGAAAAACCATGTCGTACTCAACGGCATAGCCCGGCCGAATCATCTCCACATG of Chthonomonas calidirosea T49 contains these proteins:
- a CDS encoding 2Fe-2S iron-sulfur cluster-binding protein produces the protein MKAQVEIIVEREGVSLEEEKGSDVNRILAVEGYTLLDALLDTGIALPHECGGNCACTTCRVFVEAGAELLSPMEEAERDRLILENVYQPRIRLACQALIRSPNNSLSSDLRIKLLIPPS